The following proteins come from a genomic window of Proteiniphilum propionicum:
- a CDS encoding endonuclease/exonuclease/phosphatase family protein: MRKIIMLSFIVLLASCGKETNDQTPTIITPPTKDVVYLKVMTYNIAGAASSTGVRSLPDLAEVIKKADPDLVAIQEVDAFTTRNGKDVHLARDLAALCGMEYWFFAKAMDFHGGEYGDAILSKHPFKETEAYSLSGDWEGEHIETRSAARVTVEIGGRDIDFISTHLDHTSNDKWRILQANELVEIVKSLDLPVIMGGDLNCTPTSEPMKILYQELLSPCKSNSCLGTFVGSKNAIDHLMYRSNSVLTLSSYGVYAWADKESDHFPVGAIFEVDKLAN, from the coding sequence GAAAGAAACGAACGATCAAACACCTACAATAATAACACCTCCCACAAAAGATGTCGTCTATCTAAAAGTGATGACCTACAATATTGCAGGTGCTGCTTCAAGTACAGGTGTAAGGAGCCTGCCCGATCTTGCTGAAGTTATCAAAAAAGCCGACCCCGATTTGGTAGCAATTCAGGAAGTAGATGCGTTTACCACCCGTAATGGGAAAGATGTACATCTTGCTCGCGATCTTGCAGCTCTTTGTGGCATGGAGTACTGGTTTTTTGCCAAAGCAATGGATTTTCATGGCGGAGAATATGGCGATGCCATTTTATCGAAACATCCTTTCAAGGAGACTGAAGCTTACTCCCTAAGCGGAGATTGGGAAGGAGAACACATTGAAACTCGATCAGCTGCACGCGTAACAGTAGAAATTGGCGGAAGAGATATTGATTTTATCAGTACACACTTAGACCATACAAGCAATGATAAGTGGCGTATACTACAAGCAAATGAATTGGTAGAAATTGTGAAATCGCTTGATTTACCAGTCATTATGGGAGGAGACTTAAACTGTACTCCGACTAGTGAACCCATGAAGATACTCTATCAGGAGTTACTGTCACCCTGCAAAAGCAACAGCTGCCTTGGAACATTCGTGGGAAGTAAGAACGCAATTGACCATTTGATGTATAGGAGCAACAGCGTCTTAACTCTTTCTTCATATGGTGTGTATGCTTGGGCAGACAAGGAATCAGACCATTTTCCGGTAGGGGCAATATTTGAGGTGGATAAATTGGCTAACTAA